One window of the Janthinobacterium sp. PAMC25594 genome contains the following:
- the rplS gene encoding 50S ribosomal protein L19, protein MDLIQQLEQEEIARLGKTIPEFAPGDTVIVSVNVVEGTRKRAQAYEGVVISRRNRGLNSNFIVRKISSGEGVERTFQLYSPLIASIEVKRRGDVRRAKLYYLRERSGKSARIKEKLPNRRVVAKASA, encoded by the coding sequence ATGGACTTGATTCAACAATTAGAGCAGGAAGAAATTGCTCGTCTGGGTAAAACCATTCCTGAATTCGCACCAGGCGATACCGTTATCGTCAGCGTCAACGTAGTCGAAGGTACGCGCAAGCGCGCCCAGGCTTACGAAGGCGTCGTTATCTCCCGTCGTAACCGTGGCCTGAACTCGAACTTCATCGTTCGCAAGATCTCGTCCGGCGAAGGCGTCGAGCGTACGTTCCAACTGTACTCGCCGCTGATCGCTTCGATCGAAGTGAAACGCCGTGGTGATGTTCGCCGCGCCAAGCTGTACTATCTGCGTGAGCGTTCGGGTAAATCGGCGCGTATCAAAGAAAAATTGCCAAATCGCCGCGTTGTGGCGAAAGCAAGCGCGTAA
- the trmD gene encoding tRNA (guanosine(37)-N1)-methyltransferase TrmD yields MQFDVVTLFPEMFAALTQSGVTRRAFEQGKCGLSLWNPRDFTTDNHRTVDDRPYGGGPGMVMMARPLEATINAAKQRQAELGLAAPRVVFMSPQGRPLTHERVTQLKAEPGLVILCGRYEAVDQRLLDRCVDEEISVGDFVLSGGELPAMALMDAVIRLLPGVLNTEASAIEDSFVNGLLDSPHYTRPETYEGMAVPPVLMGGNHAEIVKWRRQRMLEATATKRPDLLVSARAAGLLSKTDEKFLASL; encoded by the coding sequence ATGCAATTTGATGTCGTGACCCTGTTCCCGGAAATGTTTGCCGCGCTGACGCAGTCGGGTGTGACCCGGCGCGCCTTCGAGCAGGGGAAATGTGGCTTGTCGCTGTGGAATCCCCGTGATTTCACCACCGACAATCACCGTACCGTGGATGACCGCCCGTATGGCGGCGGCCCCGGCATGGTGATGATGGCGCGTCCCCTCGAAGCGACAATTAATGCCGCAAAGCAACGCCAAGCCGAACTCGGACTGGCGGCGCCCCGCGTGGTGTTCATGTCGCCGCAAGGCCGTCCGTTGACGCACGAGCGCGTCACGCAGCTGAAAGCCGAACCTGGTTTGGTGATCCTGTGTGGCCGCTATGAAGCCGTGGACCAGCGTTTGCTGGACCGTTGCGTCGACGAAGAAATCAGCGTCGGCGACTTTGTCCTGTCGGGCGGCGAATTGCCCGCCATGGCGCTGATGGATGCGGTGATCCGCCTGTTGCCGGGTGTCTTGAACACCGAGGCATCGGCCATCGAGGACAGCTTCGTCAATGGCTTGCTCGATTCGCCGCATTACACGCGGCCGGAAACATATGAAGGCATGGCCGTGCCGCCCGTCTTGATGGGCGGCAATCATGCCGAGATCGTCAAGTGGCGCCGCCAGCGCATGCTGGAAGCGACCGCGACGAAGCGGCCCGACCTGCTGGTCAGTGCGCGCGCCGCCGGCTTGCTCAGCAAGACCGACGAAAAATTCTTGGCCAGCCTGTAA
- the rimM gene encoding ribosome maturation factor RimM (Essential for efficient processing of 16S rRNA) — MTVKTASGVKVPDDLVQVGYVSGAYGIAGGVRITPFSDDADALLSVKTWWFDKPTLHDVEVRQAKLHGGDVVAQLVGVVGRDAAEALKGVSVQIPRSHFPTLTADEFYWSDLIGLTVENLQGECLGTVHDMMSNGPQSILRVTPVATADETVEKAPERLIPFVGQFVINVDKTANKITVDWGLDY; from the coding sequence TTGACGGTCAAGACTGCATCCGGGGTGAAAGTCCCCGATGACCTGGTACAGGTAGGCTATGTCTCCGGTGCTTATGGCATTGCTGGCGGGGTCAGGATCACTCCTTTCTCCGACGACGCGGATGCATTATTAAGCGTTAAAACCTGGTGGTTTGATAAACCGACCTTGCATGATGTTGAAGTCAGGCAAGCGAAGTTACACGGCGGCGACGTCGTGGCCCAGCTGGTGGGTGTGGTCGGGCGGGATGCCGCAGAAGCGCTGAAAGGCGTTTCTGTGCAAATTCCGCGTAGCCATTTCCCGACGCTGACGGCCGATGAATTTTATTGGTCCGATCTGATCGGACTGACAGTCGAGAATTTGCAAGGCGAGTGCCTCGGCACAGTGCACGACATGATGAGCAATGGTCCGCAGTCGATCTTGCGCGTTACGCCCGTCGCCACTGCCGATGAGACCGTTGAAAAGGCGCCTGAGCGCCTGATCCCGTTTGTTGGCCAGTTTGTCATTAACGTTGACAAGACCGCCAACAAGATCACGGTCGACTGGGGCCTCGATTATTAA
- the rpsP gene encoding 30S ribosomal protein S16 produces the protein MVVIRLARGGAKKRPFFNIVATDSRNRRDGRFIERIGFYNPMAQGGEVPLRITADRLAYWQGVGAQLSPTVARLVASNNKAAA, from the coding sequence ATGGTCGTTATTCGTTTAGCTCGTGGAGGCGCCAAGAAGCGCCCGTTCTTCAACATCGTCGCTACAGATTCGCGCAATCGCCGCGATGGTCGCTTCATTGAGCGTATCGGTTTTTACAACCCGATGGCGCAAGGTGGCGAAGTTCCACTGCGTATCACCGCAGACCGTCTGGCCTACTGGCAAGGCGTTGGCGCACAATTGTCGCCAACCGTTGCTCGCCTGGTTGCCAGCAACAACAAAGCAGCAGCTTAA
- a CDS encoding NINE protein — MTTATILQQSHKNKAFTTLLAFLLGILGAHRFYLHGAKDRWGWLHLAALPAALLLRQLLPEADWFYQILPLTLSALVGFLEALVLGLMPDDKWDARYNAASGRLSDTGWPLAVVLVATLMLGAGVLIATMARLFDLLYTGGAYG; from the coding sequence ATGACCACCGCCACCATTTTGCAACAGTCGCACAAGAACAAGGCCTTCACGACACTGCTGGCCTTCCTGCTGGGCATATTGGGCGCGCACCGCTTCTACCTGCATGGCGCCAAAGACCGCTGGGGCTGGCTCCATCTGGCCGCCCTGCCCGCCGCCTTGCTGCTGCGCCAACTGCTTCCCGAGGCCGACTGGTTTTACCAGATATTGCCGCTGACCCTGTCCGCCCTGGTCGGCTTCCTGGAGGCGCTGGTGCTGGGCTTGATGCCGGACGACAAATGGGACGCGCGTTACAACGCCGCCTCGGGCCGCCTGTCGGACACGGGCTGGCCCCTGGCCGTGGTGCTGGTCGCTACCTTGATGCTAGGCGCGGGCGTGCTGATCGCCACCATGGCGCGCCTGTTCGACTTGCTGTACACGGGCGGCGCCTACGGTTAA
- a CDS encoding acyl-CoA dehydrogenase, whose protein sequence is MSYQAPLKDMLFVMNELAGLAEIHTLPGCEDATPDTAEAVLEENAKFCGAVVAPLNWPSDKEPSFWHDGQVTTSKGFKEAFKAYGEAGWQGVQHPTQFGGQGLPKLLATPCIEMLNSASISFALVALLSDGAIEALLTAGSDEQKALYLENLVSGKWTGTMNLTEPQAGSDLAAVRTRAVPQGDGTYKVFGTKIFITYGEHDMAENIVHLVLARTPDAPAGVKGISLFIVPKFLVNADGSLGERNDAHCVSIEHKLGIKASPTAVLQFGDHGGAIGTLVGEENRGLEYMFIMMNAARFGVGLQGIGLAERAYQQAVAFAKDRVQSRDLAGSPGPVSIIHHPDVRRMLMSMRSQTEAARALAYVGAAISDVAHHHPDAEVRAESLATYEYLVPVIKGWATEMSQDVTRDGVQVHGGMGFIEETGAAQHYRDAKILTIYEGTTAIQANDLVGRKTVRDGGAVAKAIIAQVRATEAQLGELTGADFQAMQRHLAEGSAALEAVVEYVVANMKTDIKAVFAGSVPYLKLAGIVLGGWQMARAAVVAQQRLGEGGGDASFYRAKIATARFFADHILSQAPGLRATIIDGSAGVMALSEEQF, encoded by the coding sequence ATGAGCTATCAAGCCCCGCTGAAAGACATGTTGTTCGTGATGAACGAACTGGCCGGCCTCGCCGAAATCCACACTTTGCCTGGCTGCGAAGACGCGACGCCCGACACGGCCGAAGCCGTGCTGGAAGAGAACGCCAAATTTTGCGGCGCCGTGGTGGCCCCCCTGAACTGGCCCAGCGACAAGGAGCCGAGTTTCTGGCACGACGGCCAGGTCACGACGTCAAAGGGCTTCAAGGAAGCCTTCAAGGCGTATGGCGAAGCGGGCTGGCAGGGCGTGCAGCATCCGACGCAGTTCGGCGGCCAGGGCTTACCGAAGCTGCTGGCGACACCGTGCATCGAAATGCTCAACTCGGCCAGCATCTCGTTCGCTTTGGTCGCCCTGCTGTCGGATGGCGCCATCGAAGCGCTGCTGACGGCCGGCAGCGACGAGCAAAAGGCGCTCTACCTGGAAAACTTGGTGTCGGGCAAGTGGACGGGCACCATGAACCTGACGGAGCCGCAAGCGGGGTCCGACCTGGCGGCCGTGCGCACGCGCGCCGTGCCGCAGGGCGACGGTACCTATAAAGTCTTCGGCACGAAGATTTTTATCACCTACGGCGAGCACGACATGGCGGAAAACATCGTCCACCTGGTGCTGGCCCGCACGCCGGACGCGCCCGCCGGCGTGAAAGGCATTTCGCTGTTCATCGTGCCGAAATTTCTCGTCAACGCCGACGGCAGCCTGGGCGAGCGCAATGACGCGCACTGCGTGTCGATCGAGCACAAGCTGGGCATCAAGGCCAGTCCGACGGCGGTATTGCAGTTCGGCGACCATGGCGGCGCCATCGGCACCCTGGTGGGCGAGGAAAATCGCGGCCTCGAATACATGTTCATCATGATGAACGCCGCCCGCTTCGGCGTCGGCTTGCAAGGCATCGGCCTGGCCGAGCGCGCCTACCAGCAAGCCGTGGCTTTCGCCAAGGACCGCGTGCAGTCGCGCGACCTGGCCGGCTCGCCCGGCCCGGTGTCCATCATCCACCATCCGGACGTGCGCCGCATGCTGATGTCGATGCGCTCGCAGACGGAGGCGGCGCGCGCGCTGGCCTACGTGGGCGCGGCCATCAGCGACGTGGCGCATCACCATCCCGATGCCGAAGTGCGCGCGGAAAGCCTGGCCACCTATGAATACCTGGTGCCCGTCATCAAGGGTTGGGCCACGGAAATGTCGCAGGATGTCACGCGCGACGGCGTGCAAGTGCATGGCGGCATGGGTTTCATTGAAGAAACAGGCGCCGCCCAGCATTACCGCGACGCCAAGATTCTCACCATTTACGAAGGCACGACGGCGATCCAGGCGAACGACCTCGTGGGCCGCAAGACGGTGCGCGACGGCGGTGCCGTGGCGAAAGCCATCATCGCCCAGGTGCGCGCCACGGAAGCCCAGCTGGGCGAGCTGACCGGCGCCGATTTCCAGGCCATGCAGCGCCACCTGGCCGAAGGCAGCGCCGCGCTGGAAGCGGTGGTGGAGTATGTGGTGGCGAACATGAAGACGGACATCAAGGCCGTGTTCGCGGGCAGCGTGCCGTATCTGAAGCTGGCCGGCATTGTGCTGGGTGGCTGGCAAATGGCGCGCGCGGCCGTGGTGGCACAGCAAAGGCTGGGAGAGGGCGGCGGCGACGCCTCGTTCTACAGGGCAAAAATCGCCACGGCGCGCTTCTTTGCCGACCACATCCTGTCGCAGGCACCGGGCTTGCGCGCCACCATCATCGATGGCAGCGCCGGTGTGATGGCCTTGTCGGAAGAGCAGTTTTAA
- a CDS encoding electron transfer flavoprotein subunit alpha/FixB family protein: MVALVIAEHDNATLKGSTHHTVTAAAQCGGDVHVLVAGSNASAAAAAAAQIAGVTKVIVADAPYFADGLAENVAEQVLAIAGNYSHILAPATAYGKNILPRVAAKLDVAQISEITKVDSPDTFERPIYAGNAIATVQSGDKVKVITVRTTGFDAAAATGGSAATETVAAVGDNGKSTFVGRELAKSDRPELTAAKIIVSGGRGMGSAENFHILEPLADKLGAAMGASRAAVDAGFVPNDWQVGQTGKIVAPSLYIAVGISGAIQHLAGMKDSKTIVAINKDPEAPIFAVADYGIVGDLFEIVPQLVKELG; this comes from the coding sequence ATGGTCGCATTAGTTATTGCTGAACACGACAACGCTACCTTAAAGGGCAGCACCCACCACACCGTGACCGCGGCCGCCCAGTGCGGCGGCGACGTGCACGTACTGGTCGCAGGTTCGAACGCCTCGGCTGCCGCCGCTGCCGCAGCGCAAATCGCCGGCGTGACGAAAGTCATCGTGGCCGACGCGCCATACTTCGCCGACGGCCTGGCCGAAAACGTGGCCGAGCAAGTGCTGGCCATCGCCGGCAACTACAGCCACATCCTGGCGCCAGCCACCGCTTACGGCAAGAACATTCTGCCGCGCGTCGCTGCCAAGCTGGACGTGGCGCAAATCTCTGAAATCACCAAGGTCGATTCCCCTGACACGTTCGAGCGCCCGATCTACGCCGGTAACGCCATTGCCACCGTGCAATCTGGCGACAAGGTCAAGGTCATCACCGTGCGCACCACCGGTTTCGACGCCGCCGCCGCCACCGGCGGTTCGGCTGCCACCGAAACCGTCGCCGCCGTTGGCGACAATGGCAAGTCCACTTTCGTGGGCCGCGAACTGGCCAAGTCCGACCGTCCTGAACTGACCGCCGCGAAAATCATCGTGTCCGGTGGCCGTGGCATGGGTTCGGCCGAGAACTTCCACATCCTGGAACCGCTGGCCGACAAGCTGGGCGCCGCCATGGGTGCTTCGCGCGCCGCCGTTGACGCCGGCTTCGTGCCGAACGACTGGCAAGTGGGCCAGACGGGCAAGATCGTCGCGCCATCGCTGTACATCGCCGTCGGTATCTCGGGCGCGATCCAGCATCTGGCCGGCATGAAAGACTCGAAAACCATCGTCGCCATCAACAAGGATCCGGAAGCGCCGATCTTTGCCGTGGCCGACTACGGCATCGTGGGCGATCTGTTCGAGATCGTGCCGCAACTGGTCAAAGAACTGGGTTAA
- a CDS encoding electron transfer flavoprotein subunit beta/FixA family protein, whose translation MKVLVPVKRVVDYNVKVRVKSDGTGVDTANVKMSMNPFDEIALEEAMRLKEAGKVTEVVAISCGVTQCQETLRTAMAIGADRGILVETTTELEPLAVAKLVKALAEKEQPQLIILGKQAIDDDSNQTGQMLAALLGWPQATFASKVVLEDGKVTVTREVDGGLETLALTLPAIITTDLRLNEPRYVTLPNIMKAKKKPLETVKPEDLGVDVAPRLKTLKVVEPAKRSAGIKVPDVATLVAKLRTEAKVI comes from the coding sequence ATGAAAGTCTTGGTACCCGTCAAACGCGTGGTCGACTATAACGTCAAAGTCCGCGTCAAGAGTGACGGCACTGGCGTCGATACCGCCAACGTCAAAATGTCGATGAACCCTTTCGATGAGATCGCGCTGGAAGAAGCGATGCGCCTGAAAGAAGCCGGCAAGGTCACGGAAGTGGTCGCCATCTCCTGCGGCGTGACGCAGTGCCAGGAAACCCTGCGCACGGCCATGGCCATCGGCGCCGACCGCGGCATCCTGGTGGAAACGACGACCGAACTGGAACCGCTGGCCGTCGCCAAGCTGGTGAAAGCCCTGGCCGAGAAAGAGCAGCCGCAACTGATCATCCTGGGCAAGCAAGCCATCGATGACGACAGCAATCAGACCGGCCAGATGCTGGCTGCCCTGCTGGGTTGGCCGCAAGCCACGTTCGCCTCGAAAGTCGTGCTGGAAGACGGCAAAGTCACCGTCACGCGCGAAGTTGACGGCGGCCTGGAAACCCTGGCATTGACCTTGCCAGCGATCATCACCACCGACCTGCGCCTGAACGAGCCACGCTATGTGACTTTGCCGAACATCATGAAGGCCAAGAAAAAGCCGCTCGAGACCGTCAAGCCGGAAGACCTGGGCGTCGATGTCGCGCCACGCCTGAAGACCCTGAAAGTCGTCGAGCCAGCCAAGCGCTCGGCCGGCATCAAGGTCCCGGACGTTGCCACCTTGGTCGCCAAGCTGCGTACCGAAGCCAAGGTTATTTAA
- a CDS encoding sulfurtransferase TusA family protein, which produces MSDTLLDTEIMEFHKELDARGLNCPLPILKAKKALSELQSGEVLRIMATDPGSVRDFQAFAKQTGNALLSHVQTGTEFVFLMQRK; this is translated from the coding sequence ATGAGCGACACACTACTTGATACCGAGATTATGGAATTTCACAAAGAACTCGACGCGCGCGGCTTGAATTGCCCGTTGCCGATTCTGAAGGCGAAAAAGGCTTTGTCAGAGCTGCAGAGCGGGGAAGTGCTGCGCATCATGGCAACCGATCCCGGTTCCGTGCGCGACTTTCAGGCTTTCGCCAAGCAAACGGGCAATGCCCTGCTGTCGCATGTGCAGACGGGTACCGAATTCGTCTTCCTGATGCAACGCAAATAA
- the alaS gene encoding alanine--tRNA ligase yields MKSSEIRDKFLKFFESKGHSIVRSSSLVPGNDPTLLLTNSGMVQFKDVFTGTDSRPYTRATSVQRCVRAGGKHNDLENVGYTARHHTFFEMLGNFSFGDYFKRDAIQYAWELLTKVYGLPADKLTVTVYIEDDEAYDIWAKEIGVPTERIIRIGDNKGARYASDNFWQMADTGPCGPCTEIFYDHGADIPGGPPGSPDEDGDRFIEIWNLVFMQFNRDEAGVMHKLPKPCVDTGMGMERLAAVLQHVHSNYEIDLFQHLIRAAARETGATDLENKSLRVIADHIRAAAFMIVDGIIPGSEGRSYVLRRIIRRALRHGHKLGQTKPFFYKLVADLAIEMGGAYPELEEAKDNVANMLKAEEERFGETLETGMKVLEAQLAKDATGIDGATAFTLYETYGFPPDLTADICRERNITFDQVGYDVALKESQELSRKGGKTHKDSKVEYTGEKNTFVGYDQLTFSSKVVALYAAGTPVQELKAGDTGIVVLDTTPFYAESGGQVGDQGVIAAGAGSFAVSDTLKIQADVFGHHGVLESGVLKVGDAVSAQVDTAKRARTIRNHSATHLMHKALREVLGSHVAQKGSLVDPDKTRFDFSHHAPMTAEQIVAVETIVNKEILENRATQAHLMSFDDAVKHGAMALFGEKYGDEVRVLDIGSSKELCGGVHVQRTGDIGLFKIIGESGVAAGIRRVEAVTGEGALALVQTINRRLVEAAQALKAQPEELTARIGQVQDHVKALEKELAALKSKLASGQGDELVTQAVDVNGIKVLAAVLEGADVARLRETMDKLKDKLKTAAIVLASVADGKVSLIAGVTADATSRVKAGELVNFVAQQVGGKGGGRPDMAQAGGTDPSGLANALAGVLAWVGERATQA; encoded by the coding sequence ATGAAATCATCTGAAATCCGCGACAAGTTCCTCAAATTTTTCGAATCCAAGGGCCATTCCATCGTCCGTTCCAGCTCCCTGGTGCCAGGCAACGATCCGACCTTGCTGTTGACGAACAGCGGCATGGTGCAATTCAAGGATGTGTTTACGGGCACGGACAGCCGCCCGTACACGCGCGCCACCTCGGTGCAGCGCTGCGTGCGCGCCGGCGGCAAGCACAACGATCTGGAAAACGTCGGCTATACGGCGCGCCACCATACTTTCTTTGAAATGCTGGGCAACTTCAGCTTTGGCGACTATTTCAAGCGCGACGCGATTCAATACGCGTGGGAACTGCTGACCAAGGTGTATGGCTTGCCGGCTGACAAGCTGACCGTCACCGTGTACATCGAGGATGACGAAGCGTACGACATCTGGGCCAAGGAAATCGGCGTCCCAACCGAGCGCATCATCCGCATCGGCGACAACAAGGGTGCGCGCTACGCGTCGGACAATTTCTGGCAGATGGCTGATACGGGCCCATGCGGTCCGTGCACGGAAATCTTTTACGACCACGGCGCCGACATTCCTGGCGGCCCGCCGGGCTCGCCTGACGAAGACGGCGACCGCTTCATTGAAATCTGGAACCTGGTGTTCATGCAGTTCAACCGCGACGAAGCGGGCGTCATGCACAAGCTGCCGAAGCCGTGCGTCGACACGGGCATGGGCATGGAGCGCCTGGCCGCCGTGCTGCAGCATGTGCATTCGAACTATGAAATCGACCTGTTCCAGCATTTGATCCGCGCCGCCGCGCGCGAAACGGGCGCCACGGACCTGGAAAACAAGTCGCTGCGCGTGATCGCCGACCACATCCGCGCCGCCGCCTTCATGATCGTCGACGGCATCATCCCGGGCAGCGAAGGCCGCTCGTATGTCTTGCGCCGCATCATTCGCCGCGCCTTGCGTCATGGCCACAAGCTGGGCCAGACGAAACCGTTCTTCTACAAGCTGGTGGCCGATCTCGCCATCGAGATGGGCGGCGCCTATCCGGAGCTGGAAGAAGCGAAAGACAACGTCGCCAACATGCTGAAAGCCGAGGAAGAGCGTTTCGGCGAAACCCTGGAAACGGGCATGAAAGTGCTGGAAGCGCAGCTGGCCAAGGATGCCACGGGCATCGACGGCGCCACCGCTTTTACCTTGTACGAAACCTACGGCTTCCCGCCGGACCTGACGGCCGACATCTGCCGCGAACGCAACATCACGTTCGACCAGGTGGGCTACGACGTGGCCCTGAAGGAAAGCCAGGAACTGTCGCGCAAGGGCGGCAAGACGCACAAGGACAGCAAGGTCGAGTACACGGGCGAGAAAAACACCTTCGTCGGCTACGATCAATTGACGTTCAGCAGCAAGGTCGTCGCGCTGTACGCGGCCGGTACGCCGGTGCAGGAACTGAAAGCCGGTGACACGGGCATCGTCGTGCTCGACACCACGCCGTTCTATGCGGAATCGGGCGGCCAGGTGGGCGACCAGGGCGTGATCGCCGCAGGCGCGGGCAGCTTTGCCGTCAGCGACACGCTGAAAATCCAGGCTGACGTGTTCGGCCACCACGGCGTGCTGGAATCGGGCGTGCTGAAAGTGGGCGACGCCGTCTCGGCGCAAGTCGACACGGCCAAGCGCGCGCGTACCATCCGCAACCACTCGGCCACGCACTTGATGCACAAGGCCTTGCGCGAAGTGCTGGGCAGCCACGTGGCGCAAAAGGGCTCGCTGGTCGATCCGGACAAAACCCGTTTCGACTTCAGCCACCATGCGCCGATGACGGCGGAACAGATCGTCGCAGTGGAAACCATCGTCAATAAAGAGATCCTGGAAAACCGCGCCACGCAAGCCCATTTGATGTCGTTTGACGATGCCGTCAAGCATGGCGCGATGGCCCTGTTCGGCGAGAAATACGGCGACGAAGTGCGCGTGCTCGACATCGGCAGCTCGAAAGAGCTGTGCGGCGGCGTCCACGTGCAGCGCACGGGCGATATCGGCCTGTTCAAGATCATCGGCGAAAGCGGCGTGGCCGCCGGCATCCGCCGCGTGGAAGCGGTGACGGGCGAGGGCGCGCTGGCGCTGGTGCAAACGATTAACCGCCGCCTGGTCGAAGCGGCGCAAGCGCTGAAGGCGCAGCCGGAAGAGCTGACTGCCCGTATCGGACAGGTGCAGGATCATGTGAAGGCGCTGGAGAAGGAACTGGCCGCGCTGAAATCGAAACTGGCGTCGGGCCAGGGCGATGAGCTGGTCACGCAAGCCGTCGATGTCAATGGCATCAAGGTGCTGGCCGCCGTGCTGGAAGGCGCCGACGTGGCCCGTCTGCGCGAAACCATGGACAAGCTCAAGGACAAGCTGAAAACGGCCGCCATCGTGCTGGCCAGCGTGGCTGATGGCAAGGTCAGCCTGATCGCCGGCGTCACGGCCGACGCCACTTCCCGGGTCAAAGCGGGCGAGCTGGTGAACTTCGTTGCACAGCAAGTGGGCGGAAAAGGCGGCGGACGCCCCGATATGGCGCAGGCGGGCGGCACCGATCCGAGCGGCCTGGCGAACGCCCTGGCCGGCGTACTGGCCTGGGTCGGCGAACGTGCCACACAGGCGTAA
- a CDS encoding transcriptional repressor: protein MERTTRQKTAIQAAIESAQRPLSAQEILEQASLQVTQLGIATVYRNLKSLVLEEKVHVVTLPGENPRYESNTAANHHHHHFQCTTCQRVFDVHDCPGDLKRMAPQGFVVERHELTLYGRCADCNAAAGAAAVVDAAPLHACASGHDPA from the coding sequence ATGGAACGCACAACACGTCAAAAAACCGCTATTCAAGCCGCCATCGAGTCGGCCCAGCGCCCCCTGTCGGCGCAGGAAATCCTCGAACAGGCCAGCTTGCAGGTGACGCAGCTGGGCATCGCCACCGTTTACCGCAATTTAAAATCGCTGGTGCTGGAAGAAAAGGTGCACGTGGTGACCTTGCCGGGCGAAAACCCGCGCTATGAGTCGAACACGGCCGCCAATCATCACCACCACCATTTCCAGTGCACCACGTGCCAGCGCGTGTTCGACGTGCATGATTGCCCGGGCGACTTAAAACGCATGGCGCCGCAAGGCTTTGTCGTCGAGCGCCACGAACTGACCCTGTACGGCCGCTGCGCCGACTGCAATGCCGCCGCCGGCGCCGCCGCTGTGGTGGACGCCGCGCCGCTGCACGCCTGCGCCAGCGGCCACGACCCGGCCTGA